In the Vibrio gigantis genome, one interval contains:
- a CDS encoding Na+/H+ antiporter NhaC family protein encodes MEQTDITSLIPIVITLVLSLATRNVVIGLFAGVLSGVAMLSGMFSELNPLDTFGTMVKGYLVPQLTDSYNAGVIMLLVFIGGFVALMEKSGGGVAFAKRVTEWVSNKCQAQLSAWFGGIVIFFSDLGTPLIVGPVFRPLFDKLKLSRQKLAFIIDSTSSPVAILIPFIGWGVYIMSLIQKEFTALNVNMSDWDAFIGAIPFQFYAFLAIFIVPLVSFKGLDFGPMAKAERDCQAGINSGVNSESLNPFSHKNAKASFVWAPLLVMLIVLCAMLVPQGFPFQKVAGSSFRAALSSAYFFAAITLISLMAYYGVRKLSDGVSVYLKGMGNMMPVAIILVLAWALSTIGKELGAAAYIAEQAQSGFPYWLVPAVAFLLSAIISFATGSSWGTFAIMMPLVIPTAIAIDAPLLVAIGAVLSGGLFGDHCSPISETTILSSTGAGCDQFEHFKTQLPYALMNGSIALVSFVVAGFTGSSLVVLGALVAQLVVVTLLAKRDASKNASSEVQPQASDSKPQQA; translated from the coding sequence ATGGAACAGACAGATATCACGTCACTCATCCCCATTGTGATTACTTTGGTGTTGTCGTTGGCGACAAGGAATGTGGTGATCGGCCTTTTTGCTGGCGTGCTAAGTGGCGTTGCGATGTTGAGTGGCATGTTTAGCGAACTCAATCCGCTTGATACGTTTGGTACCATGGTTAAAGGTTACTTAGTCCCTCAGCTTACTGATAGCTATAACGCTGGCGTCATTATGCTGTTGGTGTTCATCGGTGGCTTTGTTGCCTTGATGGAGAAGTCGGGTGGTGGCGTTGCGTTTGCCAAGCGTGTGACTGAGTGGGTAAGCAATAAGTGCCAAGCTCAATTGTCTGCATGGTTTGGAGGAATCGTGATATTTTTCTCTGACTTAGGTACTCCGTTAATTGTTGGTCCTGTCTTTCGTCCCCTTTTCGATAAACTGAAACTTTCTAGACAGAAGCTGGCATTTATCATCGACTCAACATCATCACCTGTCGCGATTCTTATCCCTTTTATCGGGTGGGGCGTTTACATCATGAGCCTGATTCAAAAAGAGTTCACGGCCTTGAATGTCAACATGTCTGACTGGGATGCCTTCATTGGTGCGATTCCTTTTCAGTTCTACGCGTTCCTCGCGATTTTTATCGTTCCTTTGGTTTCATTTAAAGGCTTAGACTTTGGACCGATGGCAAAAGCCGAGCGTGATTGCCAGGCGGGAATCAACTCTGGCGTGAATAGCGAATCACTTAATCCTTTCTCGCATAAAAATGCAAAGGCCTCTTTTGTTTGGGCTCCGTTGTTAGTGATGCTTATAGTGTTGTGTGCCATGTTGGTTCCACAAGGCTTCCCATTCCAAAAGGTTGCAGGTTCTTCATTCAGAGCGGCTTTATCGTCGGCTTATTTCTTTGCTGCGATTACCTTGATCTCGTTGATGGCTTACTACGGTGTGAGAAAACTGTCGGATGGTGTTTCCGTATACCTAAAGGGTATGGGCAACATGATGCCAGTTGCGATTATTTTGGTACTGGCGTGGGCATTAAGCACCATTGGTAAAGAGTTGGGAGCGGCGGCTTATATTGCAGAGCAAGCACAAAGCGGTTTCCCATACTGGTTAGTGCCTGCGGTTGCCTTTTTATTGTCGGCTATCATCTCATTCGCAACCGGCTCTTCATGGGGAACCTTCGCGATAATGATGCCATTGGTTATTCCAACCGCGATCGCTATTGACGCGCCGCTTCTGGTAGCGATTGGCGCTGTACTTTCTGGTGGCTTGTTTGGTGACCACTGCTCACCGATCTCTGAAACAACTATCCTCTCTTCTACAGGGGCAGGGTGTGATCAGTTTGAGCACTTTAAGACTCAGCTTCCTTACGCATTGATGAATGGCTCTATTGCTCTAGTGAGCTTTGTTGTGGCTGGCTTTACTGGTAGTTCGCTGGTTGTGTTAGGTGCGCTTGTTGCTCAGTTGGTTGTTGTGACGCTGCTAGCCAAGCGTGATGCTAGTAAAAACGCTTCTTCAGAAGTTCAACCTCAAGCCTCTGATTCTAAGCCACAACAAGCGTAA
- a CDS encoding acetate uptake transporter translates to MSTKLANPAPLGLMGFGMTTILLNIHNAGFFPMDSMILAMGIFYGGLSQVIVGTMCFKRGDTFGTTAFTSYGLFWLSLVGLIVMPYMGLPASPASFMGWYLLLWGIFTGFMFIGSLCYPVAKQVVFGSLTILFFLLAARDFTGSSLIGTIAGFEGIFCGASAIYFAMAQVINNEYGRTVLPIGEKKAPQMATQEIAA, encoded by the coding sequence ATGTCGACCAAACTAGCTAACCCAGCGCCATTAGGCTTAATGGGTTTCGGTATGACCACTATTCTTCTTAATATCCACAACGCAGGTTTCTTCCCAATGGATTCAATGATCCTTGCGATGGGTATTTTTTACGGTGGTTTGAGCCAAGTTATCGTGGGCACTATGTGTTTCAAACGTGGTGACACGTTCGGTACAACTGCATTTACTTCTTACGGCCTATTCTGGTTGTCTTTGGTTGGTTTGATTGTAATGCCTTACATGGGTTTACCTGCAAGCCCAGCAAGCTTCATGGGTTGGTACCTACTACTATGGGGCATCTTCACAGGCTTCATGTTCATCGGTTCTCTATGCTACCCAGTAGCGAAGCAAGTAGTATTTGGTTCACTAACTATCTTGTTCTTCCTACTTGCTGCTCGTGATTTCACTGGCAGCTCACTGATCGGCACTATCGCTGGTTTTGAAGGTATCTTCTGTGGCGCTTCAGCTATCTACTTTGCAATGGCACAAGTAATCAACAACGAATACGGCCGTACAGTACTGCCTATCGGTGAGAAGAAAGCACCTCAAATGGCAACACAAGAAATCGCTGCTTAA
- a CDS encoding alanine/glycine:cation symporter family protein — MQSFVDFLNGIIWSPVLIYLCLGAGLFYSIMTRFVQIRHFFEMWRLLLSGKSSSKGISSFQALAVSLSGRVGTGNIAGVAAAIGFGGPGAVFWMWVVAFFGAATAYAESTLAQIYKEEDEGQFRGGPAYYIEKAMGQKWYAWIFAIATIFACGILLPGVQSNSIGNAVEAAFGSGDMIETAVGTFSFAKIFTGTVVAIILAFIIFGGVKRIANFTQIVVPFMALAYIIIAFVIILLNISQVPTVFAMIVGDAFTPMAGFGAAIGWGVKRGVYSNEAGQGTGPHAAAAASVDHPAQQGLVQAFSIYIDTLLVCSATAFMIIITGAYNVHGGAEGVFLVQNLAANVGANGPVFTQLAIESALPGIGKPFIAFALFFFAFTTILAYYYIAETNIAYLRRTIKIPGMMFVLKLVLITAVFYGTVKTANLAWAMGDVGVGLMAWLNIVGILIIFFMSKPALKALADYEEQQKQGVTEYTFNPVKLGIKGATYWEEKYKRKTGKSPEAEAADTKPVEQPSS; from the coding sequence ATGCAGTCATTCGTTGATTTTTTGAATGGAATAATCTGGAGCCCAGTACTTATCTACCTATGTTTAGGTGCAGGTTTGTTCTACTCCATCATGACTCGATTTGTTCAAATCCGTCACTTCTTTGAAATGTGGCGCTTGCTACTTTCGGGTAAAAGCTCATCAAAAGGCATCTCGTCTTTCCAAGCTCTAGCCGTTTCGCTATCTGGCCGTGTAGGTACAGGTAACATTGCTGGTGTTGCTGCCGCTATCGGTTTCGGTGGCCCAGGTGCAGTATTCTGGATGTGGGTTGTAGCCTTCTTTGGCGCCGCGACTGCTTATGCAGAATCTACGCTAGCGCAAATCTACAAAGAAGAAGACGAAGGCCAGTTCCGTGGTGGTCCGGCTTACTACATAGAAAAAGCAATGGGTCAGAAGTGGTACGCATGGATCTTCGCAATCGCGACTATTTTTGCATGTGGTATTTTGCTTCCAGGTGTTCAGTCAAACAGTATTGGTAATGCTGTAGAAGCTGCATTTGGCTCAGGTGATATGATTGAAACAGCTGTCGGTACATTCAGTTTCGCTAAAATTTTCACCGGTACTGTTGTTGCTATCATCCTTGCTTTCATCATCTTTGGTGGTGTTAAACGTATTGCGAACTTCACACAGATCGTTGTTCCTTTCATGGCATTGGCTTACATCATCATCGCGTTCGTTATCATTCTGCTAAACATCAGCCAAGTGCCAACTGTTTTCGCAATGATTGTTGGTGATGCATTCACACCAATGGCAGGCTTCGGTGCTGCAATTGGTTGGGGTGTTAAGCGTGGTGTTTACTCAAACGAAGCAGGTCAAGGTACTGGTCCTCACGCGGCAGCTGCTGCAAGTGTTGATCACCCAGCTCAGCAAGGTTTAGTACAAGCGTTCTCTATCTACATCGATACACTTCTAGTATGTTCAGCTACAGCGTTCATGATCATCATCACAGGTGCTTACAACGTTCACGGTGGCGCTGAAGGTGTGTTCCTTGTTCAGAACCTAGCTGCAAACGTTGGGGCGAATGGTCCTGTATTTACACAGCTTGCTATTGAAAGTGCACTACCAGGCATTGGTAAGCCATTCATCGCATTTGCTCTGTTCTTCTTCGCATTTACAACGATTCTTGCTTACTACTACATCGCAGAAACGAATATTGCTTACCTACGTCGTACCATTAAGATCCCTGGCATGATGTTCGTGCTTAAGCTTGTTCTTATCACTGCGGTTTTCTATGGCACAGTTAAAACAGCTAACCTTGCATGGGCAATGGGTGACGTTGGTGTTGGCTTGATGGCATGGTTAAACATCGTTGGTATTCTGATCATCTTCTTCATGTCTAAGCCTGCGCTTAAAGCACTTGCTGATTATGAAGAGCAACAGAAACAAGGCGTAACTGAGTACACATTCAACCCTGTAAAACTAGGCATCAAAGGTGCTACTTACTGGGAAGAGAAGTACAAGCGTAAAACAGGTAAGTCTCCTGAAGCAGAAGCTGCAGACACTAAACCTGTAGAGCAACCTTCATCGTAA
- a CDS encoding 1-acylglycerol-3-phosphate O-acyltransferase — protein MLAVLRIILATVFIIFTTLCAFVYCLFSPKNPKHVYVFCRWFNQLQKIIGVKLVQRGLDNAPTPENSVYISNHQSILDFVTDPGMLRPRTVSLGKRDLLYVPFFGLLYWITGNIMINREDKSKARDTIKQVAEAIHQRNLSVWVYPEGTRSKGRGLLPFKTGAFRMAIEAGVPITPMCTSTTHNRIDFNRLNNGIVITEMLEPIDVSGYKLSDARELANHCHALMAEKIAELDAEVARIEAEQNPELDSDRSSTN, from the coding sequence GTGCTTGCTGTTCTTCGTATTATTTTGGCTACGGTGTTTATTATTTTCACCACTCTATGTGCTTTTGTTTATTGCTTGTTTAGCCCCAAGAACCCCAAGCATGTGTACGTTTTCTGTCGTTGGTTCAACCAGCTACAAAAGATCATCGGTGTAAAGCTAGTGCAGCGTGGCTTAGACAATGCCCCTACACCAGAAAACAGCGTCTACATCTCTAACCACCAAAGCATATTAGACTTTGTAACCGACCCAGGAATGCTAAGACCACGCACCGTTTCATTGGGCAAACGCGATTTGTTGTACGTGCCTTTCTTTGGCCTGCTGTATTGGATCACCGGTAACATCATGATTAACCGTGAAGACAAATCCAAAGCACGCGATACCATCAAACAAGTGGCGGAAGCGATTCATCAGAGAAATCTGTCTGTTTGGGTTTACCCGGAAGGAACCCGAAGTAAAGGGCGTGGATTACTGCCATTCAAAACAGGCGCTTTCCGAATGGCAATTGAAGCGGGTGTGCCTATCACCCCGATGTGTACCAGCACTACGCACAATAGGATCGACTTTAACCGATTAAACAACGGCATAGTGATCACCGAGATGCTTGAACCTATTGATGTGTCCGGATACAAGCTGAGTGACGCTAGAGAACTGGCGAATCACTGTCACGCACTAATGGCCGAGAAGATTGCTGAGCTTGATGCAGAAGTGGCTCGTATAGAGGCGGAGCAAAACCCAGAGTTGGATTCAGACCGTTCTTCTACCAACTAA
- a CDS encoding class I SAM-dependent methyltransferase: protein MSSSIPFYDKNAPALCQQYNSVAFEVVHKSWQAYWPLEGDKVLDVGAGSGRDALWMHKTGAEVIAIEPSVSLREQGSEYSGPSVTWLDDSLPSLSHTENLGMRFDLILVSAVWMHLAPLYRERAFRKLSNLLAPNGKLVITLRHGEFNDDREGYEVSVEELERLSKNSALLVRHVDNSQDTLKRSEVWWQTVVMTLPDDGSGDLNKVRHIIVNDNKSATYKLALLRTLLRIADAHSGAVIDRTDGKISLPVGLVALYWVRQFKRLIDIDIEGIGIQQNSNTSKGLGFVKDDGWDKLKHLSADDLAIGTLFIGDEAKALQKLFSQTISTIKSGPVTFIYQGSKENKLFEILPPKQRRKSRESLVIDSEFLASFGYFTLDESLWECFRIYHSWIEPLVVNQWVMEMQRFELNRQRNISLQTYHDCLVWIDRNHDTRDVRKRVEQLRADHADIVSVWSGKSLKNEYHVDHCLPFAYWPNNDKWNLFPTTGKENLSKSDKVPTAEKLRASKPRILEWWQLAWSDSAHFEQQFFSEAALSLPNIPPQCRDFEEVFDAMGLQVRGVKSRLLISEWH from the coding sequence ATGTCCTCATCGATTCCTTTTTACGATAAAAATGCTCCTGCACTTTGTCAGCAATACAACTCTGTGGCTTTCGAAGTGGTACATAAAAGCTGGCAAGCTTACTGGCCTTTAGAGGGCGATAAGGTGTTAGATGTCGGTGCGGGCAGTGGCCGTGATGCATTATGGATGCACAAGACTGGCGCTGAAGTTATCGCGATAGAACCTAGTGTGTCATTACGTGAGCAAGGCTCAGAATATAGTGGGCCAAGTGTTACATGGTTAGATGATTCACTCCCATCATTGAGCCACACTGAAAACCTCGGAATGCGTTTTGACCTGATACTGGTGAGTGCTGTTTGGATGCACCTTGCACCGTTATATCGAGAGCGAGCATTCAGAAAGTTATCTAACTTGCTCGCTCCAAATGGCAAATTGGTGATTACGCTACGTCACGGAGAGTTTAATGACGACCGAGAGGGTTATGAGGTCTCGGTTGAAGAGCTTGAGCGTTTATCGAAGAACAGTGCTTTATTAGTGCGTCATGTCGATAACAGCCAAGATACCTTGAAGCGCAGTGAGGTTTGGTGGCAAACCGTAGTGATGACGCTGCCAGATGATGGCTCGGGTGACTTAAACAAGGTGCGCCACATTATTGTGAATGACAATAAGTCGGCCACATACAAATTGGCATTGTTAAGAACCTTGCTGCGAATCGCGGATGCCCATTCAGGTGCTGTGATTGATCGAACCGATGGCAAAATATCTCTACCTGTGGGTTTGGTTGCTCTGTATTGGGTTAGGCAATTTAAGCGTCTCATTGATATCGATATAGAAGGCATTGGGATTCAGCAAAACAGCAACACGAGTAAAGGTCTAGGCTTTGTAAAAGACGATGGCTGGGACAAGCTCAAGCACCTCAGTGCCGATGATTTAGCGATAGGCACTCTGTTTATTGGTGATGAAGCCAAAGCATTGCAGAAGTTGTTTTCACAGACGATCAGCACCATTAAATCGGGCCCAGTGACCTTTATTTATCAAGGTTCCAAAGAGAATAAGTTGTTTGAGATACTCCCACCTAAGCAGCGACGAAAGAGTCGAGAATCACTGGTCATCGACAGTGAGTTCTTAGCAAGCTTTGGTTACTTCACGCTGGATGAAAGCTTATGGGAATGTTTCAGAATCTATCACTCTTGGATTGAGCCGCTAGTCGTGAATCAATGGGTTATGGAGATGCAGCGTTTTGAGTTAAATCGACAGCGCAACATTTCACTACAAACTTATCACGACTGCTTAGTATGGATTGACCGAAACCATGATACTCGTGACGTACGTAAAAGAGTTGAACAGCTTAGAGCGGATCACGCAGACATTGTCAGCGTCTGGAGTGGAAAATCGTTAAAAAATGAGTATCACGTTGACCACTGTCTGCCTTTTGCTTACTGGCCGAATAACGATAAGTGGAACCTCTTTCCAACCACAGGCAAAGAGAACTTAAGCAAAAGTGACAAAGTGCCTACCGCTGAAAAACTTCGTGCGTCTAAACCTCGTATTCTCGAATGGTGGCAATTGGCGTGGAGTGATTCGGCTCATTTTGAACAGCAATTCTTTTCTGAAGCGGCCCTTTCTTTACCTAATATTCCACCACAGTGTCGAGACTTTGAAGAGGTGTTTGACGCAATGGGTCTGCAGGTACGTGGTGTGAAAAGTCGACTGTTGATTAGTGAGTGGCACTGA
- a CDS encoding DUF429 domain-containing protein, whose protein sequence is MKYIGIDGCKAGWIAWIVSSNELPMFQVVNTLNELASDLVGSTALIDMPIGFSDAQTPDRLCDKAARRFLTSKRGSSVFPVPCREAVYQTDYIAACSANVQQLGKKFSKQTWGIVPKIRELDKLIDDHPNLSIRESHPEVVFAALKGEPLTFSKRTQEGKEERLSIIQQLAPQWCEGVALAISNTKRKDVAVDDIYDAFILMLIAYHAPTLSCLPELSDIGGKADKDQNGRIREIVYWNKTH, encoded by the coding sequence ATGAAATACATCGGAATTGATGGCTGCAAGGCGGGTTGGATTGCTTGGATTGTCTCTAGTAATGAGTTACCTATGTTCCAAGTGGTAAACACGCTCAATGAGCTGGCGAGTGATCTGGTCGGTTCTACGGCGCTTATCGACATGCCGATTGGTTTCAGTGACGCGCAGACTCCAGACCGTTTATGCGACAAAGCAGCAAGACGTTTTCTAACCAGCAAACGAGGGTCTTCGGTATTTCCTGTGCCGTGTCGTGAAGCAGTTTACCAAACCGATTACATTGCCGCGTGTAGTGCCAATGTGCAGCAGCTTGGTAAGAAGTTCTCTAAGCAAACTTGGGGTATTGTTCCTAAAATCCGAGAGCTAGATAAACTCATCGATGATCACCCGAACTTATCGATCAGAGAGTCTCACCCGGAGGTGGTGTTCGCTGCTTTGAAAGGGGAACCGCTAACGTTTTCTAAGCGAACCCAAGAGGGTAAAGAGGAAAGGCTTTCGATTATTCAGCAACTCGCCCCACAATGGTGTGAGGGTGTGGCGTTAGCAATCTCAAACACCAAGCGTAAAGATGTCGCGGTAGATGATATTTATGACGCATTCATATTGATGTTGATCGCGTATCACGCTCCAACATTGTCGTGCTTGCCTGAACTTTCTGATATCGGCGGAAAGGCGGATAAGGATCAGAATGGTCGAATTCGCGAAATCGTTTATTGGAACAAAACGCACTAG
- a CDS encoding M15 family metallopeptidase codes for MKRLIVSLLATLISAASYGQVAPVSQWQCDMMKKNKVLNSGAPVSCDRLSKVDFDFVNFKGETQQGNMIALDVIAPSVEQIFLELKQRNFPLHSARLMREFNGDDNASMEANNSSAFNARPITGGGGWSKHAYGVAIDINPVQNPFLVFDSNGTITVKPSQSATSYVNRTRFRARNDIERRGMAEDVVELFAHHGFMIWGGDWNTPIDTQHFEVGSRKFVNQLLSKPQPEAKVLFERYVESYRQCFNKNKGEGAEKARAVCAKKTVGTF; via the coding sequence ATGAAACGTTTAATTGTTAGTTTGCTGGCAACCTTGATCAGTGCGGCGAGTTACGGTCAAGTTGCGCCTGTCTCTCAGTGGCAGTGCGACATGATGAAAAAGAACAAGGTATTGAATAGTGGAGCGCCTGTTAGCTGCGACCGCCTATCCAAAGTGGATTTTGATTTCGTTAACTTTAAGGGCGAAACGCAGCAGGGGAACATGATTGCGCTTGATGTTATCGCCCCTTCTGTTGAGCAAATCTTTTTAGAGCTCAAACAGCGTAACTTCCCACTGCATTCTGCGCGCCTAATGCGTGAGTTTAACGGTGATGATAATGCCTCGATGGAAGCCAATAACAGCAGTGCGTTTAATGCTCGGCCTATCACTGGCGGAGGAGGTTGGTCGAAGCATGCTTATGGTGTGGCAATCGACATCAACCCAGTTCAAAACCCTTTCTTAGTGTTCGATAGCAACGGAACCATAACGGTAAAGCCATCGCAATCGGCAACCAGCTATGTGAATAGAACTCGCTTTCGTGCTCGCAATGATATTGAACGCCGAGGCATGGCAGAAGATGTAGTCGAGCTGTTTGCACATCATGGCTTCATGATCTGGGGAGGGGACTGGAATACCCCAATCGATACTCAGCATTTCGAAGTCGGATCGAGAAAGTTCGTCAACCAATTGCTCTCTAAACCACAACCTGAAGCCAAAGTGCTATTTGAGCGATACGTCGAATCTTACCGCCAATGTTTTAATAAAAATAAAGGCGAGGGCGCAGAAAAAGCTCGTGCTGTCTGTGCAAAGAAAACAGTCGGGACTTTTTAG
- a CDS encoding ATP-dependent zinc protease family protein, whose translation MKKIPLALTLLSTLLFSQYSLATDTSHTTQNPTYELDGKAVLGRTENVYLSSVQGLKDVPFIGKIDTGAETTSMHAEDIHVKSSNADYKTLKDKELMAALTEDLLNNSDVDYDDWDGSTFAKYEAVVSFKVQNPRNGEMVLIEAPLERVSMIRSRTSSTPLLRPTIKMSLTIADQKLKTDVNLTDRSHFSAPVLIGKTFLADNALVFAGYDYLQEQENATVVGRKEVVSISGMPMNATFSLKNSYSILHAKNIDIDKKNKQVTFDMFDNDGKQKEMTLPLVRMLSVSGKKRPLVYVPVQLDENTTKDVLVYLRDRSDSSSQLRMGTNTASELFMIDTSAENILSAGSESFSDVAESSEPMIISPEEDITLDDFPLKAVASFTVNTPLLKVASFEIVGKGKDESVEFYLTDVNGEQQKVTKPIIKKLKVGDDSRPVVSGEFSASGKVRTQEFAIDVLNSNEKEAYFILGKKMAKEGVYVNTRSDYLLKAEPLFKVGHIEVVEVNGMTFPAKLDTGADVSSMNAVNIKRFKKDGQDMVTFTYQNNQGDKQEFTKPVIDVMRIKAKKGEKVNIRPVVEMNVKLGDLEKKVRVNLQDRSRFEYSMILGKNFLKHGAVVSSDEDYVLGDME comes from the coding sequence ATGAAAAAGATACCTTTGGCTCTAACTCTTTTAAGCACTCTACTTTTTTCACAATATTCTTTGGCTACAGACACTTCACACACCACACAAAATCCGACTTACGAACTCGATGGTAAGGCGGTATTAGGCCGTACTGAAAATGTGTACCTCTCTAGCGTTCAAGGGCTTAAAGACGTTCCTTTCATTGGCAAAATCGACACCGGTGCCGAAACCACTTCCATGCATGCAGAAGACATTCATGTGAAAAGCTCTAATGCAGATTACAAAACTCTTAAAGACAAAGAGCTGATGGCTGCGTTAACTGAAGATCTGTTGAACAATTCCGATGTTGATTACGATGATTGGGATGGCAGCACTTTTGCGAAATATGAAGCTGTGGTCTCTTTCAAGGTTCAAAACCCGCGTAATGGTGAGATGGTATTGATTGAGGCGCCACTTGAGCGTGTCAGCATGATCCGCAGCCGCACCAGCAGCACGCCTTTGCTTCGCCCGACGATTAAAATGTCTCTGACCATTGCAGACCAAAAGCTAAAAACCGACGTTAACCTGACAGACAGAAGTCACTTCTCTGCGCCAGTATTGATCGGCAAAACCTTCCTGGCGGATAACGCGTTAGTGTTTGCTGGCTATGACTATTTACAAGAGCAAGAGAACGCAACTGTGGTTGGCCGTAAAGAGGTAGTGTCTATCTCGGGAATGCCGATGAATGCGACCTTCTCTTTAAAGAATAGCTACAGTATTTTGCATGCAAAAAATATCGACATAGACAAAAAGAACAAACAAGTGACGTTTGATATGTTCGACAACGATGGCAAGCAAAAAGAGATGACTTTGCCGTTGGTTCGTATGTTAAGCGTGAGCGGTAAGAAGAGACCTTTAGTCTATGTGCCAGTTCAACTTGATGAGAACACCACGAAAGATGTTCTTGTTTATCTGCGTGACCGTTCAGACAGCAGCTCACAGCTAAGAATGGGAACTAACACCGCTAGCGAGCTCTTCATGATAGATACAAGTGCTGAGAATATTTTATCAGCAGGTTCAGAGAGCTTTAGTGATGTGGCGGAATCTAGTGAGCCTATGATTATCTCACCGGAAGAGGACATCACACTTGATGACTTCCCGCTAAAGGCTGTGGCTTCTTTTACTGTAAATACGCCTCTGTTGAAGGTGGCCAGCTTTGAGATTGTCGGCAAGGGTAAAGATGAATCGGTTGAGTTTTACCTGACTGACGTGAATGGCGAACAGCAGAAGGTCACAAAGCCAATCATTAAAAAGCTCAAAGTCGGTGATGATAGTCGCCCAGTTGTAAGTGGTGAGTTCTCGGCATCTGGCAAGGTTCGCACACAAGAGTTTGCTATCGATGTGCTAAACAGCAATGAAAAAGAAGCCTACTTCATTCTAGGTAAGAAGATGGCGAAAGAGGGCGTTTACGTAAACACGCGCTCAGACTACCTATTGAAAGCCGAACCTCTGTTTAAAGTTGGGCATATTGAAGTGGTTGAAGTGAACGGCATGACATTCCCTGCAAAGCTAGATACCGGTGCTGACGTTAGCTCTATGAACGCAGTGAACATCAAGCGATTCAAGAAAGATGGCCAAGACATGGTGACTTTTACTTATCAAAACAACCAAGGTGATAAGCAAGAGTTCACTAAGCCAGTGATTGATGTAATGCGCATTAAAGCCAAGAAAGGCGAGAAGGTGAACATTCGTCCTGTCGTCGAAATGAACGTTAAGCTAGGTGACCTAGAGAAGAAGGTGAGAGTAAACCTTCAAGATCGTTCACGCTTTGAATACAGCATGATTCTGGGTAAGAACTTCTTGAAGCACGGCGCGGTAGTGAGTAGCGATGAAGATTACGTACTAGGCGATATGGAGTAA
- the smpB gene encoding SsrA-binding protein SmpB, producing the protein MAKNKSKSKAGSNTIALNKKARHEYFIDDEIEAGLELQGWEVKSLREGKTNIAESYVYIRDGEAFISGMTITPLTQASTHIVANPTRIRKLLMSRKELDNLIGRINREGMTLVATALYWSRSWAKIKVGVAKGKKLHDKRTDMKEKDWARDKARIMKSNLR; encoded by the coding sequence ATGGCAAAGAATAAATCAAAATCAAAAGCCGGTAGTAATACCATTGCGCTTAATAAGAAAGCTCGCCACGAATATTTCATCGATGATGAGATAGAAGCGGGGCTTGAGCTACAAGGCTGGGAAGTAAAATCCCTACGTGAAGGCAAAACCAATATCGCAGAAAGCTACGTTTACATCCGAGATGGCGAAGCATTCATCAGTGGTATGACGATCACTCCGCTTACTCAAGCGAGTACTCATATCGTGGCGAACCCAACACGTATCCGTAAACTCCTTATGTCGAGAAAAGAACTCGACAACCTTATCGGTCGTATTAACCGTGAAGGCATGACGCTTGTCGCAACCGCACTTTACTGGTCTCGCTCTTGGGCGAAGATTAAAGTTGGCGTAGCGAAAGGTAAAAAGCTGCACGATAAACGTACTGATATGAAAGAAAAAGATTGGGCGAGAGATAAAGCACGAATTATGAAGAGTAATTTGCGTTAA
- a CDS encoding SRPBCC family protein, which yields MPKVTRSALVSFSADQMFNLVNDVARYHEFLPGCSGSRVIESSDSTMVASVDVSKAGISKTFTTSNRLAEGAEILMELVDGPFKKLQGGWYFTPLDDQACKVELKLEFEFSSRMIEMAFGKIFNELTSNMVSAFTQRAKQVY from the coding sequence ATGCCAAAGGTTACTCGTTCAGCATTAGTGTCGTTTAGTGCCGACCAGATGTTCAACTTGGTCAATGATGTTGCTCGTTATCACGAGTTTTTGCCAGGGTGTTCTGGTTCACGTGTGATCGAATCTTCAGATTCAACTATGGTGGCTTCGGTTGATGTCTCTAAAGCCGGTATCAGCAAAACATTTACTACGTCGAATCGCTTAGCGGAAGGTGCTGAGATTTTGATGGAGCTGGTGGACGGCCCATTCAAGAAGCTGCAAGGCGGTTGGTATTTTACTCCGCTCGACGATCAAGCGTGTAAAGTTGAGCTTAAGTTAGAGTTTGAATTTTCTAGCCGAATGATTGAAATGGCTTTTGGTAAGATTTTCAATGAGCTGACGAGCAATATGGTCAGTGCTTTTACTCAACGCGCGAAACAGGTTTACTAA